A window of the Desulforapulum autotrophicum HRM2 genome harbors these coding sequences:
- a CDS encoding IS1380-like element ISDau2 family transposase produces the protein MTQGVLPFKYEEEKTQTGMTALAGLPVYLDLAKVIGLSKSIQKHLKVRKNSQGWTDSQMVLSLVLLNLAGGDCVDDLKILEADEGFCQILRKSETHGLSRKVRRTIESRWRKEKKRSVPSPSAVFRYLSKFHDAEQEDARKKSDVKAFIPAANDFLKGFGKINKDMIAGLNTVSVETTATLDMDATLAQTMKETASYCYKGFKAYQPFNTWWFEQGIILHTEFRDGNVPAGYEQLRVFKEALDCLPSNVEKVKLRSDTAAYQHDLLRYCEKGENKRFGRIEFAIGCNVTKAFKIAVAQVPDAQWQPIYKREKGLQLKTGSEWAEVCFVPNELCYSKDAPVYRYLAKRQRLVEQQPLPGMNDDKQLKLPFPTMEMDESRYKVFGVVTNIKYTQMNGENVIHWLHERCGKSEEVHAVMKDDLAGGKMPSSDFGTNAAWWWIMIIALNLNVMMKNLALAPSMKTKRMKAIRFSLVNIPGRVVKRSRTLFLRLSKGHPSYDLLVEARRKIAMLFGSWAPSG, from the coding sequence ATGACACAAGGCGTGCTTCCATTCAAGTATGAAGAAGAAAAAACTCAGACCGGCATGACCGCATTGGCTGGCCTGCCCGTCTATCTCGACTTGGCCAAAGTAATCGGGTTGTCCAAATCCATCCAAAAACATCTGAAGGTAAGAAAGAACTCGCAAGGCTGGACTGATTCCCAGATGGTTTTATCTTTGGTGCTGCTCAATCTTGCCGGAGGAGACTGTGTTGATGATTTAAAGATACTGGAGGCGGATGAAGGGTTCTGCCAAATATTGCGGAAATCAGAAACGCATGGTTTGAGTCGTAAGGTTCGCCGAACTATAGAGAGTAGGTGGCGGAAGGAAAAAAAACGTTCTGTGCCGTCCCCGTCAGCTGTCTTCAGGTATTTGTCCAAATTTCATGATGCTGAACAGGAGGATGCCCGAAAGAAGTCAGATGTTAAAGCATTTATCCCCGCCGCTAATGACTTCCTGAAGGGGTTTGGAAAGATTAATAAAGATATGATCGCTGGCTTGAATACAGTAAGCGTCGAGACAACGGCCACCTTGGACATGGATGCCACCCTGGCTCAAACCATGAAAGAGACAGCTTCTTATTGTTATAAAGGGTTCAAGGCTTACCAACCTTTCAACACATGGTGGTTTGAGCAAGGAATTATTCTTCACACAGAATTCCGGGACGGTAACGTGCCCGCTGGTTATGAACAGTTAAGGGTTTTTAAGGAAGCCTTGGACTGTCTTCCGAGCAATGTGGAAAAGGTGAAGCTCCGTTCAGATACTGCTGCTTACCAGCACGATCTTTTACGGTACTGTGAAAAAGGTGAAAATAAACGATTTGGTAGAATCGAATTTGCCATCGGCTGTAATGTGACTAAGGCATTCAAAATAGCGGTAGCTCAAGTGCCAGATGCCCAATGGCAGCCGATCTATAAAAGGGAGAAAGGTTTACAGTTAAAAACCGGTAGCGAGTGGGCCGAAGTGTGCTTTGTTCCCAACGAACTGTGCTATAGCAAAGATGCTCCGGTATACAGGTATCTTGCCAAACGGCAGCGCCTGGTTGAACAACAACCTTTGCCCGGTATGAATGATGATAAACAGCTTAAGCTTCCCTTCCCGACAATGGAAATGGATGAAAGCCGATACAAGGTATTTGGTGTCGTTACCAATATCAAATATACACAGATGAACGGGGAGAATGTGATCCACTGGCTTCATGAACGATGCGGTAAGAGTGAAGAGGTTCATGCGGTGATGAAAGACGATCTGGCCGGTGGAAAAATGCCATCATCTGACTTTGGTACAAATGCTGCGTGGTGGTGGATCATGATAATTGCCTTAAACCTGAATGTGATGATGAAAAATCTGGCGTTGGCTCCTTCGATGAAGACGAAACGGATGAAGGCCATCAGGTTTTCACTTGTCAATATCCCGGGGAGAGTAGTTAAACGATCCCGTACTCTGTTTTTGCGTTTATCTAAAGGGCACCCATCTTACGATCTCTTGGTTGAGGCGCGCAGAAAAATTGCAATGCTTTTCGGTTCATGGGCACCATCTGGATAA
- a CDS encoding cytochrome c3 family protein — protein sequence MGKKIDGQGVMLIVNIVLILMLSYCSIPDKHKLPQASEPHGTEAVTQDAAVHDNAQEAVAEVKEAAEVEAPVVEEKEPVAEVKEPVAEVEETVAEVEEPAAEEKEPAAEVEAPAVAQTTSGMPDVIAMENAIYAAHKKGIVQFTHQKHVADYKIGCGECHHGDDGSPLADMKAGDDAVGCAECHAEPGTAPKSKDKKLSDSEKLEYHAEALHENCITCHKAYNKENNTKDAPASCAKCHPKK from the coding sequence ATGGGTAAAAAAATTGATGGGCAGGGTGTGATGTTGATCGTTAATATTGTTTTAATCCTTATGCTGAGTTATTGTTCGATTCCTGACAAACACAAGCTGCCCCAGGCTTCTGAACCCCATGGAACAGAGGCAGTGACCCAAGATGCCGCAGTTCATGACAACGCCCAGGAGGCAGTTGCTGAAGTCAAGGAAGCTGCTGAAGTCGAGGCACCGGTTGTTGAGGAAAAAGAACCGGTTGCTGAAGTGAAGGAACCGGTTGCCGAAGTTGAGGAAACAGTTGCCGAGGTTGAGGAACCGGCTGCAGAAGAAAAAGAACCGGCTGCCGAAGTCGAGGCACCAGCGGTTGCTCAAACGACATCTGGAATGCCCGATGTCATTGCCATGGAAAACGCCATCTATGCGGCACACAAAAAAGGGATTGTCCAGTTTACCCATCAAAAGCATGTGGCCGATTACAAGATCGGTTGCGGTGAATGTCACCACGGGGACGACGGTTCACCCCTGGCGGACATGAAAGCTGGGGACGATGCCGTTGGCTGCGCCGAATGCCATGCCGAGCCTGGCACAGCCCCGAAATCAAAGGATAAGAAGCTTTCAGATTCAGAAAAGCTTGAGTACCATGCCGAGGCCCTCCATGAAAACTGCATCACTTGCCATAAGGCTTACAACAAAGAGAACAATACCAAGGATGCCCCGGCAAGCTGTGCCAAATGTCATCCTAAAAAATAG
- a CDS encoding DUF3820 family protein, translated as MTTKLPPSVPDLSVLIKIARTPMPFGRYKDIPLVDLPEPYVVWFAQQGFPQGELGNMLRMVHEIKVNGLEYLFEPLK; from the coding sequence ATGACCACCAAGCTTCCTCCATCTGTTCCAGACCTGTCCGTACTCATCAAGATTGCCCGCACCCCCATGCCCTTTGGCCGCTACAAGGATATACCCCTGGTGGACCTTCCCGAGCCCTATGTGGTATGGTTTGCACAGCAGGGATTTCCCCAGGGCGAGCTTGGTAACATGCTCAGGATGGTCCATGAAATCAAGGTCAACGGGCTTGAGTACCTGTTCGAACCTTTAAAATAA
- a CDS encoding CvfB family protein → MLIIGSYNELVVEREVDFGFYLNPKEDEVLLPAKYAPGGLAPGDTIRVFVYTDSEDRPVATTLTPLAVVGDFAGLTVKDVQEFGAFLDWGLEKDLLLPKSEMPKPVKPGDKVVVRACLDAATNRVYATANLSRFIDHNLEGLAPGDPVDLLVYHTSDLGIQALINNRYTGMLFHNETFEHLAVGDKTIGYIHHIKEDGKIDLLLKQPGYGSVTESSAKILEALEQENGFIPINDKSTPDAIKKRFAMSKKEFKRTIGGLYKNRTINITDTGISLVGPEDKPLDPPPEPSPWELATKKRS, encoded by the coding sequence ATGTTAATCATAGGCAGTTACAATGAACTGGTTGTTGAGCGGGAAGTGGATTTCGGGTTCTACCTGAATCCCAAGGAGGACGAAGTCCTGCTTCCGGCCAAGTACGCACCCGGAGGACTTGCACCCGGAGACACCATACGGGTGTTTGTATACACCGACTCCGAAGACCGGCCCGTTGCCACCACCCTCACCCCCCTGGCCGTTGTGGGGGATTTTGCAGGACTCACGGTCAAGGATGTACAGGAATTTGGTGCCTTTCTTGACTGGGGGCTTGAAAAGGATCTGCTCCTGCCCAAGTCAGAGATGCCGAAACCGGTAAAACCCGGCGACAAGGTGGTCGTAAGGGCCTGCCTTGACGCTGCCACTAACCGGGTATATGCCACGGCCAATCTATCCCGGTTCATCGATCACAACCTTGAAGGCCTTGCACCCGGAGATCCGGTCGATCTTCTGGTCTACCACACGAGCGATCTGGGAATTCAGGCGTTGATCAACAACCGCTACACAGGCATGCTCTTCCACAACGAAACATTTGAACACCTCGCTGTCGGCGATAAAACCATCGGGTACATCCACCACATCAAGGAGGATGGCAAAATTGACCTTCTTCTCAAACAACCCGGGTATGGATCAGTGACAGAGTCGTCGGCCAAAATACTTGAGGCGCTCGAACAGGAGAACGGGTTCATCCCCATCAACGATAAAAGCACACCCGACGCCATCAAGAAGCGGTTCGCCATGAGCAAGAAAGAGTTCAAGCGAACCATTGGCGGGCTTTACAAAAACAGAACCATCAATATCACAGACACGGGCATCAGCCTTGTGGGCCCTGAAGACAAACCCCTTGATCCCCCCCCGGAACCATCACCCTGGGAGTTGGCCACAAAAAAACGAAGTTAA